The Tenebrio molitor chromosome 2, icTenMoli1.1, whole genome shotgun sequence DNA segment TTGAGGATTGTTGGGCTTGAGGCTGGTATTGGGGCTGttgatgattttgaaattgagATTGAGGAGATTGTTGAAGAGACGGAGACTTGAAGGGCTCCTCTACCGAAATGTGTTGCTCAAATTTGGGAAGAGACTGAATCAATTCGCCACCTGGAGGAATAATACTCGGTTGTTGATTGAACTGTTGAGACTGCGAAATTATGGATTGTTGATATTGAGATTGCTGATATTGATGATGTTGAAGAGCCACCGGTTGTTGCGAATTTATTTGCTGTTGATGTTGCGGATGTTGAGGTATACCTTGCGGTTGATGTTGTGGATGTTGAGGTATACTTTGAGATTGATGTTGCGGATGTTGAGGTATACTTTGCGGTTGATGTTGTGGATGTTGAGGTATACTTTGCTGTTGATATTGAGGGGAAACTTGTTGGTGATGTTGCGAAATGGGTTGTTGATGGTGTTGCGGAATCGGTTGTTGATGAACACTTTGTTGTTGCCGCTGCGAATGATGTTGAGGTACCGTTGGTGGTTGATGATATTGAGGAGCCGTCGGTTGTTGATACTGTCCCGACGACGGTTTATGCTGCGTCACCGGTTGATGTTGAGGTTGTTGATATTGATTCCCTGTCGGTTTTTGCTGATATTGAGGTTTCTGTTGAGGCCTCTCCTCGCCGAATCTAGGAGGTCCATTCTGTTGCGAAAACTGACTGAAAACAACCGGTTTTTGAGTGATGGGAGGCGATTGAGTGGCCGGGAAGTGTGTCTGAGGTCTGAACTGTATCGGCTGTGGTTGCCTCAAACTATCAAAAGGTTGGTAAGGCACGGGTTGACGTTGTTGGAATTGAGGAGGAACCGGTCTGGGAGGAGGGAATTGTTGGTTGGTCTTAGTGGGAGGAAATTGTTGGTTGGTCTTGGTGGGAGGAAATTGTTGATTGGTCTTGGCCGGTTGAGGGAATTGAGGCAACTTAGGGAGAGTGGAATACGGAGGTTGACTCGAGCGGTAGTTTTGAGGAGTTTGTCTGTATTGACTGAATGGACGGTAGGGTTGAGGCTGGCGGAAACTCGAAGGAGGAGAATTGAAGTTGTAATTGGAGGGTCGTCTCGGGGGACTTGGAGGGAACGACGACAGTTGTCTCCCTTGGGGAAACTGAATCGAGCGGTTATCATCGGGAGATGCCTTCAAGTCTTCCGGTTTGCTGGACCTCTTGTCATAATCGAAACCTTCTTTCCCAAAAGTCACTTTGACTCCGCTGGGGCTGTGATAAGTTTCTGAATCCGGTCGGATAATCGTTCGGAGGGTTGTGCTCGGAGGTGGCGCCGAAGTGACGACTTCTTGGTGGTGGTAGGTTTGCGGGGGCGGCTCCTCGTGCTCGTCCTGCACCGGCGGCGAAATCGCAGGGATCGGCTTGTCATAAATAATGCTGTCCTTGCCGTGCCCGTTGGGATTCTTCTTGTACTTGACGTAGAACACCTGCACTTGCTCTTTCTTCTTCGGTGGCGGTGCCGGGGGCGCCGGTGGCGGCGGCAGCGTCACGTTCGACTCCTTGATGATGATCTCGATGATGGGTTCGGGCTCCTTGATGTAGACCGGTCTCTCGATGATGTGCTTTTGCGGTGGTCCATAAACGTTCTCGCTAAGGTGGTTATTATCGGTTAAGAGGTCATCAGGGCCATCTGCATTCAGGGACAAAGAGTTAGTATCGTACAGAGGATCTCGCTGAGAGTAGTGGACGAGGGGCTCCATCTGAACAGCGTAAGGAGGCGGGGGAAGAGAATGCGGTCTACCTTTGTGAAACGGCGAGTAGGACCTAGGACCTGGGAAGAACTGAGAGTGGTAGATTGGAATTTGGGAACCCGTGGATATCCTCCTTTCCAGTCTGTAGGCGTGGGGGCCGTTGTAGTGATGGGCTATGCTGTACTGGAGGTTGCGCTTGCCCCTGCCGTCGTCCTTCTTTTTGGAGCGCTGCTCGTCCGAGGCCAAGGCCGCGATCACGCAGCCTACTAACACCTGCGACCAAAAGAAAGGTTACTGGTAATTTCTTCTCGGTGCTGCCGCGACGGCTCAATTTCTACCACAACTAAAACATTGTCCTTTAAAGGCCTCTCGAAAGCCGACCGTTTGTCCTTTTACAAGCGGAATGCGCCGCCTCTGAATCACCAAGTTTCcaattaatacataattcaaCACGGACGACGCGTTTTCTACAGCTAACGGAACTGGAAATGGGTCGACCAAGAAAACGAAAGTTCTTGCGCCACCAAACCGTCCAGATTTGGCTCTCAGActccaaaaaaaatcatcactTTCTTCCCGATTCATTAGGTACGCTAAATGGCGGAAACGATTTGCATTTCCTCGTTGAATGCCTCAACGTTACGTAACGactttacaattaatcgacgcTTTCCGGATTTGGGTGCAGCGATGGATTCGACGACCTTCACCTAGAACTTGGGCACTGGTCGGCTAAGGAGGTCGAAACGACAAAACAGACCATAAAACCGCAACGAGTTTTTGCGACCTACGGTTACCTCTACGTTGCGAATCGTCGTCACAGTTCACAGGATAATTAACGAAAACGCGGATTCGCATAATTTGCATGGGAAAAAAGGAAGTCGAGGGTTTTGGACGTTTTCCATTGTTCAAGTCCGGCCATTTATCATCgaaaaatcgttttaattgtATCGATTACACAATCGAAAGGCGATGGGAAAAACTGAAGCGCTTAATTTCCATAATTAGGGACAGTAAAGTGCGTGGGAGTGTGACGTAAGTGGATTAAGTGTTGTGTTTGCAAATCTGAAGTAAAGTGGAATCTGTGCAAGAAAATTGTGAAACTTTGCAACGAGgatttttttcgaagaaaaCGATGTTACGAGAAAAAGGATAAGATCTGTGGCGAGTTCACATCAAAATGAAAGTGTAGCTCGacggttttttaaattttgcaattgcGTACTTGCATTTGAGAAATCAAACTTGAAGTCCGGCTCACGTGAAGGACCGTCTCGACGTTTCCACCGAAGCGCGCGTCCGTCGCAGCAGTAAAAGTGACAAATTGGTTTAGAAAACTCGCCCACGAttcgaaattaatttgtatcATCGAGTTCGAAAATGCATCTTTTTGCAATTAGAAAGTAAGCAAATGACTTAAGTTGAGTCATACAGTATGTTATAATTTAATCTATTACGAGATGTCGATAAGTAGCGCTTTTTGGGAGAAATCTGCGACAGAAGCTCGAATGGGATCGATCGCATTTATGAAGTGACACGCGAGACCGTTTTGGGGCAATTTGGCCAACCCACTGTGCAGAGCACGTGCAGAAAACGGTACAATAAACataattctttatttattcCACAAACAAATTTCCAAATCGGTGTCAGATTTTGAGGTCGGTCAATTAGCTCCGACGTGAATGTTTATTTGATCGTTAACTCTAGCCCAAGCGCCATTTTCGCAGACTCTCCttgcccaaaaaaaaaattaatcgccAACCAATCGAGTGTCACTACAACCTGCGCCCCTACTTTCACATGCAACACAGCCGCCGCAACGATCGATTTTTTGTAGCGTTTTTTGCAGCCACCCAAACCGGTACTTTCATTCCGCGATTAGATTTTGGAAAAAGCTGGTTAGTGCTACAGGGGTGCCACAAAAGAGGCGTAAAGCGACACTCACTATCGTCTTAATCCACATCATGAAGACACTTCACACTCGCACAACGAACCGATCAAGAGTCCATCGCGTTCGCCAGTACTGACGGTACCGACACTAACGCGAAGAAGCTGCGGATCTCGACGGTGCCGCGCCAGAGAAGGGGAAGAAAGGGGCTTGTAGAAAGTTGCCCCGCCGCTGGCGGTTAGATCCGTGGTTTACTACCGTGTCAAGTATTGTTTGATCGACGAAAAAACACCACGCTCTTATGCAACGCGACGGGTTGGATTGGGAAAACGAAGTACCACTGGAGGTTGGTCAGTAGGTAGCGGTAATGCGAcgggaaattatttttaaatgcgCGTATGGTGTGTTCTTAAAATCGAAAGTACGAAAAAAGTACTCGCCGGAACATCCTTCAATTATCTACACGAATGCGGCGAGTGCACTTTCGTTGGACACGCACACG contains these protein-coding regions:
- the LOC138124292 gene encoding uncharacterized protein isoform X2, yielding MMWIKTIVLVGCVIAALASDEQRSKKKDDGRGKRNLQYSIAHHYNGPHAYRLERRISTGSQIPIYHSQFFPGPRSYSPFHKDGPDDLLTDNNHLSENVYGPPQKHIIERPVYIKEPEPIIEIIIKESNVTLPPPPAPPAPPPKKKEQVQVFYVKYKKNPNGHGKDSIIYDKPIPAISPPVQDEHEEPPPQTYHHQEVVTSAPPPSTTLRTIIRPDSETYHSPSGVKVTFGKEGFDYDKRSSKPEDLKASPDDNRSIQFPQGRQLSSFPPSPPRRPSNYNFNSPPSSFRQPQPYRPFSQYRQTPQNYRSSQPPYSTLPKLPQFPQPAKTNQQFPPTKTNQQFPPTKTNQQFPPPRPVPPQFQQRQPVPYQPFDSLRQPQPIQFRPQTHFPATQSPPITQKPVVFSQFSQQNGPPRFGEERPQQKPQYQQKPTGNQYQQPQHQPVTQHKPSSGQYQQPTAPQYHQPPTVPQHHSQRQQQSVHQQPIPQHHQQPISQHHQQVSPQYQQQSIPQHPQHQPQSIPQHPQHQSQSIPQHPQHQPQGIPQHPQHQQQINSQQPVALQHHQYQQSQYQQSIISQSQQFNQQPSIIPPGGELIQSLPKFEQHISVEEPFKSPSLQQSPQSQFQNHQQPQYQPQAQQSSNQLGSTDHNQKIQQQLREANALQESIRQSSPQFYNFQQSQQLNLYQSTPKPITYSTTPRSTTYSTTPTTTTTQEPEKPSTTTKDPKILNAQLPDEVPDDLRQQLLSSGILNHADISVLDYDKVGDIPISALPPDQLANFYSAGGAQQIQAAGSAPQLSVAAPEFDAEESEIHEVTVKPEVQMKVVRYDPESDRGQQVQEAYVKDDATQVEPVVLNDAKYNRYLPLKVSGAQFPIPDVPELKGKKISSVVVLAPVAYDFSSTRNVREAKIEEVELVEGRLKDLLENPTRENFNKFLEKENRTRSDKQAVILLVTGANDGGKDKEIFMYDVATQTVSKLDGELSSAFVDAAEANSSDDTHTSASDVVETRVPYEARTDLDTEASEHLDSFVDVSGLPIGDDLTATETHLDNKISRISKTGRFA
- the LOC138124292 gene encoding uncharacterized protein isoform X1, which translates into the protein MMWIKTIVLVGCVIAALASDEQRSKKKDDGRGKRNLQYSIAHHYNGPHAYRLERRISTGSQIPIYHSQFFPGPRSYSPFHKGRPHSLPPPPYAVQMEPLVHYSQRDPLYDTNSLSLNADGPDDLLTDNNHLSENVYGPPQKHIIERPVYIKEPEPIIEIIIKESNVTLPPPPAPPAPPPKKKEQVQVFYVKYKKNPNGHGKDSIIYDKPIPAISPPVQDEHEEPPPQTYHHQEVVTSAPPPSTTLRTIIRPDSETYHSPSGVKVTFGKEGFDYDKRSSKPEDLKASPDDNRSIQFPQGRQLSSFPPSPPRRPSNYNFNSPPSSFRQPQPYRPFSQYRQTPQNYRSSQPPYSTLPKLPQFPQPAKTNQQFPPTKTNQQFPPTKTNQQFPPPRPVPPQFQQRQPVPYQPFDSLRQPQPIQFRPQTHFPATQSPPITQKPVVFSQFSQQNGPPRFGEERPQQKPQYQQKPTGNQYQQPQHQPVTQHKPSSGQYQQPTAPQYHQPPTVPQHHSQRQQQSVHQQPIPQHHQQPISQHHQQVSPQYQQQSIPQHPQHQPQSIPQHPQHQSQSIPQHPQHQPQGIPQHPQHQQQINSQQPVALQHHQYQQSQYQQSIISQSQQFNQQPSIIPPGGELIQSLPKFEQHISVEEPFKSPSLQQSPQSQFQNHQQPQYQPQAQQSSNQLGSTDHNQKIQQQLREANALQESIRQSSPQFYNFQQSQQLNLYQSTPKPITYSTTPRSTTYSTTPTTTTTQEPEKPSTTTKDPKILNAQLPDEVPDDLRQQLLSSGILNHADISVLDYDKVGDIPISALPPDQLANFYSAGGAQQIQAAGSAPQLSVAAPEFDAEESEIHEVTVKPEVQMKVVRYDPESDRGQQVQEAYVKDDATQVEPVVLNDAKYNRYLPLKVSGAQFPIPDVPELKGKKISSVVVLAPVAYDFSSTRNVREAKIEEVELVEGRLKDLLENPTRENFNKFLEKENRTRSDKQAVILLVTGANDGGKDKEIFMYDVATQTVSKLDGELSSAFVDAAEANSSDDTHTSASDVVETRVPYEARTDLDTEASEHLDSFVDVSGLPIGDDLTATETHLDNKISRISKTGRFA